A region of the Mycobacterium sp. NBC_00419 genome:
GAGGGCACCAGCGAGATTCAGCGCCTGATCATCGGTGGCGGACTAGTCAAGGAAGCGCAGCGCAAAGCATGACAGGAAAGCTCAGCGGCAAGGTCGCGTTCATCACCGGAGCCGCCCGCGGCCAGGGCCGCGCGCACGCGGTGAAGATGGCGAGCGAGGGTGCCGACATCATCGCCGTCGACATCGCGGGCAAGCTGCCGGACTGCGTGCCGTACAACCCGGCCACCCCGGAGGATCTGGCCGAGACCGTGCGCCTGGTCGAGGCGGCCGGCGGGCGGATCGTGCCAGCCGTCGTAGACGTCCGCGATCACGCCGGTCTCAAGGACGCTGTCGCGGACGGCGTAGCAAAACTGGGCAGGCTGGACATCATCGTCGCCAACGCGGGCATCACGTCACCATCGGCGTGGGACGAGATCACGCCGGAAGCTTTCCGGGATGTCATGGACGTCAACGTGACTGGAACCTGGAACACCGTGATGGCAGGCGCTCCGGCGATAGTCGATGGCGGGCGCGGAGGGTCGGTGATCCTGATCAGCTCGGCGGCCGGCATCAAGATGCAGCCGTTCATGGTGCACTACACCGCCAGCAAGCATGCCGTCACCGGCATGGCCAGGGCATTCGCCGCCGAACTCGGCAAGCACAACATCAGGGTGAACAGCGTGCACCCCGGACCGGTCAACACCGACATGGGTACCGGCGACATGGTGGCCGAGCTGGGCAAGGCGATGGAAACCAACCCGGCGCTGAACAACATGATGCTGCCGTTCCTGCCGATTTACATCGCCGAGCCGGAGGACATCGCCGACACGGTGTGCTTCCTGGCCAGCGACGACGCCAAACTGATTACCGCTGAGGCGATTTCAGTCGATCAGGGCTCGACGAAGTACTGAAGGCGCGGGTCAGGAACGCCACCTGATCGTCGGCGGCCCGGTCGAACCACGCGTGACCGGGCCAGACGTCGAAGTGGTCACACGGGTAGTGGTGGACCTGTCCCCTGGCCAGCACTGCGGTGTCGGCCACCGAGTCGGCGGGAACATAGCG
Encoded here:
- a CDS encoding mycofactocin-coupled SDR family oxidoreductase, with product MTGKLSGKVAFITGAARGQGRAHAVKMASEGADIIAVDIAGKLPDCVPYNPATPEDLAETVRLVEAAGGRIVPAVVDVRDHAGLKDAVADGVAKLGRLDIIVANAGITSPSAWDEITPEAFRDVMDVNVTGTWNTVMAGAPAIVDGGRGGSVILISSAAGIKMQPFMVHYTASKHAVTGMARAFAAELGKHNIRVNSVHPGPVNTDMGTGDMVAELGKAMETNPALNNMMLPFLPIYIAEPEDIADTVCFLASDDAKLITAEAISVDQGSTKY